The Struthio camelus isolate bStrCam1 chromosome 21, bStrCam1.hap1, whole genome shotgun sequence genome includes the window tgcttccaTGTCCAGCTGACTGCAGATAGCCGAGAGGGTCTCCACAAGTTCCGCAGGTagccagccccagtgaagcacgcCTCGTATCTTACAGGATACATGAAGATTATCGTACTCTGCAGGCCCCAGAGCACATTAAGAACACTACCCTCGGCTACGGCACGCGCaccaggcagcctggccaccgCAACACGAGCTCACTTTAGATTAACTGCAGTTTTCAAGGAACGAGCGCCTTGTTTTCTAAGCTCGGCTCCTACCCTTGCACATCCCGAGGCACGCAAGCAAAGCACGTCTTTCAGCGCGAAGCCCAGCTTTGGTACAGGGGCGCGGGGCGAGGCggagcggggccagggccggggccggggccgcctcgccttgcccagcccggcccggcctcacCGTCCGCGGCCTCGCCCGCCTCACTGCGCGCCTGCGCCAGGCCCcgcccgggagcgggcagggaTTGGCTGAGGGGACGCGCGGGGGCGGCGCCTGGACGCTGacccccgacccccgacccccgacccccgACCGGGCTGCGCTCTGCGGCCAGGGAGAGGCTCCGCGTCGCGGCCTGCCGCCGTCCCTGCCGGTGCCCGATGTGGCCCTGGCTGCGGTTCAAACCCGTCGCTTCTTCTCCTACCCACCCAGAGGAGATGGGGACCAGCGTGTTCCCTTCCTCGCCACCGTGGCCGCAGCCCTCTGTCGTGACTCGAGTGCCTTGGCCGTCCTGCGGCTCTGAGCAGCCCTCGCTGCCTTCTGGGCTTTTCCAGCGGGTGCTTTCCCTCGTGCTGTGCCTGGAAGAGGACACAGCGATCTTCCCGCTGAGGCAGCTGCTGAGGCCGCTCCCAGCCGCTTCCAGGTGCTGGGCAGAGCGCAAGGACTGCTTCGTGCATCTTGCAGGGAGGCCTAGGAGCTCTCAGTCTGTGAAATACCGTAATCCTGCAGCCGTCCTTTAGTAACTGTTCGAGCTGGCCCTTACCACGTATTTATGCAGTCAGAAATCTCACTGTGCCTTTGGGGATTTCAGAATTTGGTGCTGGTTATTTTAGACTGTCTCTCAACTCAGTCAAGCTCACGTCCGAGTTCTCATCCGGTCTAGGCCAAGGCTTTGCTATCCTCCTGGCTCTGTATCATCGGCACATCTGCGCACAGTGTGATCCACTGTCAGTAGATGATAGCACagattgcactgctgataaaaaaaaaaacaattaacagGCCAGGAACCAAGAGACTTCCACATGGGTACCCCAATACATCCTCGACAGCGACCTTCACTAAGTGCTCTCTCAGCATGGTCAGCCAACGGTTCTGCGCTCACCTTACCTAGTTTCAGTATGTTTTCCCAGCTTACTTAGCAGGTACGCTGTTGAATGATGTGAAAAGCTTGGTGAAAGTCAGGGTTGTGAGGAGTTTACTGCCTCTCTGCTCTCCACAAGGCCTGCAATATTGTCATAGGAGAAAATTAGACTGGCTGGTACGACTCCTTGCTAACAAAGACATAGTATTTACCTCCTTGCTATCTTTTTGGTGCTTACAGAACGCCTGACTATTAATTCAAAATccagcttttccttctgtctcGCCTCGTCTGCTTTAGTCACCCTGGCTTAAATCAGTGTCTGGCTTAAATCTGTCCAGTGAGGGATGGAGCATCTCGAAGGCTTTCAGGGGCCAGGGCACGGCCCTCCGAGAGATGAACCACCTGCATCCTCCGGGGCTCCGGCTGCAGCTCACCCCCTCTGCCTTCCCGCGGCCGCAGCGGGCtcgcggccgggcctccccgcgGGGGGCTCCGCGGGACTcgccggcgcgcggcgggggggcgccgctgcccggcagcgctgaggcggcggcgggcgctgcccggcagccccgggggtcgCGCCGGGGGGCGGAAAGCCCCGCCGGCCGGGgtttccccgccgcccccgggtgacgcacggggcggccgggggcggccgctaagggccggcgcccgccgcctcgcGCGCACTCCCCGCCGCGCCCGACCCCAtgcgagcggccccggccccggccccggccccggccggcggcgcgctcCTGCCGCTggcgctgctgctggcgctgccgCTGGCgctgcgcccggggccggcggccgccgcgccgtgcACCGCCACCTGCCCGGCGGGTgagggccgggcgcggggcgggacgggacgggacgggacgggacggggggcggcggcggcggggcggccccgcggcagccACCGTGTGTCTCGGCCCGCAGGTACCTTCGTGCTGAGCGCGGGCTGCGGGCGCTGCCGGCAGTGCCCGCCCGACACCTTCTCCAGCGCCGCGGGACAGAGCGGCTGCACCCTCTGCCGCAAGTGCGAAGGTACCGGCACCTGCCtccggggtggcggcggcggggggctccacctggggcagcggcggcggggtgACCCCCTCCGGGGTGGCAGTGGCCGTGGGGTGACCCCCCTACGGGGTGGCAGTGGCGGCAGCGGGGTGACCTCCGCCCGGGGCAGCGGTGACAGCGGGGTGACCTCCCTCCAGGGTGGCAGCGGTGGTGGGGTGACCTCCCTCCGGGGCGGCAGTGGTGGCAGCGGGGTGACCTTCGCCCGGGGCAGCGGTGACAGCGGGGTGACCTCCCTCcggggtggcagtggtggtggggtGACCCCCCTCCGGGGCGGCAGTGGCGGCAGCGGGGTGACCTCTGCCCGGGGCAGCGGTGACAGCGGGGTGACCTCCCTCCAGGGTGGCAGCGGTGGTGGGGTGACCCCCCTCCGGGGCGGCAGTAGCAGCAGCGGGGTGACCTCCGCCCGGGGCAGCGGTGACAGCGGGGTGACCCCCTCCGGGGTGGCGGCGGTGGCAGGGTGACCCCCCTCTGGGGCGGCAGTGGCGGCAGAGGGGTGACCTCCGCCCGGGGCAGCGGTGACAGCGGGGTGACCTCCCTCCAGGGTGGCAGCGGTGGTGGGGTGACCCCCCTCCGGGGTGGCAGTGGCCGTGGGGTGACCTCCCtctggggcagcggcagcagcagggtgaCCTCTGCCTGGGGCAGTGGTGACAGTGGGGTGACCTCCCTCCGGGGTGGCAGTGGGGTGATCTCCACCTGGGGCAGCAGGGTGAGCCCCCCTCTGGGGTGGCAGCAGCGGTGGGGTGACCTCCCTCCGGGGCAGTGGCACTGGGGTGACCTCTGTCCAGACAGCGCAACAGCAGGGCGATCTCTATCCAGGCGGCAGAGGCACCGACAGCAAGCCACAGCACTGAGCCCTGCAGCCGGGCCCGCTGGGGGAGATGAGCTTACACGTGCTTCTGTTACCTAACGTGGGataaaataatttgtattaatttGTCATTTCATTGCGAGTGAAAAATATCTCTGGCAAAATAACGTGATGCACCTGCTGAACCGCTCTCTAAAGTGATGGTTTAATTTTTCTAAGCGGGTTGAGCAAAGGTCTTGGGCCTCTGCTACCCTGTGCTTTGGGACTGAATGTATATATAACATGGGAGTTGTTTCCACCTTTCAGGAAGATTCAGGTATTTAAGAGAGTGTTCATCAAAAAGTGATGCCGAATGCACATGCAGGGACGGGTATCACTGCAGTGGAGATGGCTGCTCCCGCTGCGACAGAAACTGTGGCGTGGGTGAGGAGAACACAGGGAGCGGTAAGGTCACCTTTCCCCATTGGCTTAAGCCTCCTGTGTCCGCTGCACTGCACACAACATGGCCTCTCACCCAATGCAGAAAGGGGAGCTGTAAGGACCTCACACGATAAAAGCTGCCAGCACTGCTAAACAGTTTGCATACTACGTGGAGCAAGCATAGACATGCTCACCAAAATCTGAGGCCTCTGGAGGCTCAAATCACATCTGCATTAGTTCCCTTTGCCTGGCAGCTGCCTCATGGCCAGCACATGGGAAACAGAGCTGGGAACTCTGGAGTTAAACGTGAGCTGCAGCAGCTTGTGCTAAGTTGGCTCAGTAGCCAACTATTGTACTAGTCCACAGCTCATGGGGATGGACACAGGGAAAGACTTACCTTGTGTACTCAAAGCAGCTTGTAAAACATTAACTGATGACAAATCTTTATGAATGTGGATCGTAGTTATTCTACGAGCAGGCAATAACAATGTTTCATGTGTTGTTTTAAATGGTCCTCTTATGTAAATAGTGCATGTCTGTCCTTGTCTGTTGAAGGCTGCCAAGCTTGCCGCTATGGAACTTTTAACGATCAACCCAATAGCTCCTGTAAAAACTGGACAAAGTAagtaatcaaaaaataaatgataCTGCTATTGCACTTGACTGAATTCATTTCCAtgactttgtttgtttttactttacaTATTTTTCAGATGCTCTGCAACTGAGGTTCTGAAGCCTGGAACTACAGCAAAAGATGTGGTTTGCAGGCACACTTCAGATAGTCCTGCTTTAGCCACTACTCTAGCTACCACTTCTCCTGCATTTCCATTTTCTATCACTGTGCCAAGTGAGTCATCACATAATATTGTTTAATTACAGCTAAAGAGTTATGACTTTTTTTGAAACATACTGTAGCTCGCAGACATTTAAACCAAGAGTACCTTCTTATATACATTTCCAGTATTGCAAACTAATACAGAAGCAGACATGTTGAgatggtgacaaggaagttggctAATTCAGCTGCAGTAGAATTTTGTTCTGTGACACTTAAGAGAACACTGTTTGCCTCCTAGGGAAGGACCTCCAGATGGATATCATCAGAATTTCTCTTGCTGTAACTGGGCTGTTGTGCATACTGTTTCTGCTCCCTTTGTGCATATGCTTCAGCATCTGGCAGAAAAAGAAACTACATGCTGTCTTCAAGAAAAGTAAGATAGACATACTCTCcagttgaatttttctttttgaaactagACAGAAATTAAGAATCCAGGTTTAAGTGCCTTTAAAAGATAGTTACAGATAACTTGACGGTTTTCTTTGGAAGTCAGATACAGCAACTGAAAGGAATCTGAAGTTTTGGAATTTTTATTACAGTCAACTCTCAATTATCTGTGGCTGTTTTATCAATGTTGCAGGTTAACTGTGACCACATCCATAGAGGTGAAAAAGAGCTCAGCTGAGCCTTGCTtatccagttttgtttttttattccccAGTACCATCCCTGGCACGTGTGGCAGTAGCGCTTTCCAGTTCTCTCGGCTCAGAAATAGTACCTAGAGCGCTCAGGCTCTGGGCCATAAGGCCAGCTAACACACAGCACCAACTATACTGCCTTTTGTTGTGCTCTGTGGGCGTCTCTGCACTTTGCCTTCAGTAAAAGAGGGAATATCAAATCAGGACATGTTGCTACACAGACCCAGAGCCAGTTTGAATCTAGAACTGCCCTCTGCTAGCTAATAAGCCCTCCGGGGAAGCTCTGGAGttgggcagagaagaggtgaaAAGTGTATTTTATCAGCTCCGGTTTGGCGCCACCTAAAGGCTCTTTTATATTTGCAGTGAACTCTGCAGTAAGTTTTCCCATTATTTGTAGAATACCAGTTAGCATTACTCTGTATAATGGAAAGCAACTGTAATCATAAGTTAGACTAATAGAAGTACTTATTTACAGCTTCCCACGGGTTACAAAGaagcacctccctctcccccccccccactcctttgCAGCTGACACTGCAGCATGAAATTACACAGGAGACTACTGTCCCCAGGAAATAGCTTTCTGAGATTTACTGTTGAGGTTGGCTACCCAACCTATTTACTGTGGTGTAAGCTAGGGCTGAACGTTTGTCAGCTGCCCTCGGGGTAGTTCCATGTGTGGGAACAGATCAAATGCTGAGCATTCACAGCCTTCTCTCAGATAAGTTTAGCATCATCTGTGACTCTCTGTGGATATTCTTCCCTCACCCTTCCTAAGAAGTACTACCATTTCTGTACTTGGCACTTGAATGCACTTGGATGCAGGTTTCTCCAGAAAGGCATGATCAAAGAAATTTGTTTTGTActtctttcattttgattttgaattCCCCCAATAAATGCAGTGGAATTCTAGACATAACATGCTAATACATCCAATTCCAGGGCTTTAATGACTATTCATTGGGTGTGTGCAATTTTTATTTACCTAAAATAAGTAttccattattttaaattattgccTTAGAGACACTTTTACATCCTTTCACCATTCTTCTGTTGTATTAAAAGATTATCAGGTCTCCTCACTTCTTTTCCCGTGGGAAGAGTATACAGTCCTTGCTCTTCCTGGAAGTGTACCCTTGACACAGTTTGTCATGTTTCAGTGCTTTCCAATCTCATTATAACACTGATTTTCTCCAGACAGCATTTATACCTTCCCTACAGACTAGAGGAAACAAACTAAGATAACTGAAAACTCAAAATATGAAATCCCaacaaaatgaatgctttttttcatgTCTCCACTTCTCAGCTTTTTAAATGCATCCGTCATTACTTCTCTCTATATATGCTGCCAATGTACTTTGTATATTGTTCATTTGTTTGATTATATACCCTTTGATATGTACTCCTCAAGTACAGGGTTGTTAGTTAGCAAAAGCAGATTAATTATCCTAATTATCTGAAAGCCAAACATTTTAGCCACAGAATCTTAAGACTCATCTTATAAACAGTATCTGAATAAGCGTGTACCTGTTCTTCTATAGCACACAGTTAAATCTTACctggtattttattaaaaaaagtggTAATGTAAAGTCAACCTTTGAACAGGCAACTAGGAAAAACACcagttttttctttcctaggGATAAAGGCTTGATCCTCTAGTGTGATTCTGATTATAGGAGAAAATAGCATTACTCCAAAAATCTAACAATTCCACGTTGTTCACTCTTCCTTTCATCCCTGTGGCAAAGAAAGCGCTGGCAGCCCCTTGTGCATTGGGGAAAACAAAGTATGATAAGTTAACGTATCAGAAATATCTTTGTAGAGGAACAATTTAAGATCCTGCTGACGTCCTGCAGTTGTGACTGAAGGGTGGAATAAGATGGCTGGATGAATTCAACAGAATGTGAACATTTGCTCTTTTCCATTAGTGCATACCACACTTGAACAGTCAATTCAGGAAGATGATGCCTGCAGCTGCCGCTTTCCTGAGGAAGAACAAGGTGAATATCAGGACTGTGGCAAATCCACAGAATTCAGAGATCCTTTGGTGAATTAGGAATTAGACTGTCTATGTCAGCCAAATTCTTATTTCCTTTGAGAACACAGGACAAAAACCCGCTTACATAATAGAAAGGGTATCAGAATCTGTGAATTTCAGAATGCTGAACAGCCCAGCCAGTAAGGAGAAAGTGgatctttttttctacttcttaaaaacaaacaaacaaaaagcaaacccaCCAAATGAAAtcaaccaaacaacaaaaaacctgtccccctcccccaggAGTTTGTTGACTTTCTTCTCCTCCCAGTAATAGTATTTCTAACATACCGTACTTGATCTACGGACTTACATACGCACATCACTTAAAAGTAATAGTAGAAGGGCAGTATGGCTTTCTGGTCCCTCTTATAAATGATGTCTGGGCTATAATTTACATGTAACCTGAAAGCAAGTCTTTAAGGGATTTGTAGTGCTTAACAGAGCCACTTGTGACACTGATGGTCTGTGTATTGCCGTTACCAACCATTCTCTTGGGTTTGAAACCGCAGCTCCTCTTCAAGCATGGCTCAAACCCACGTGTT containing:
- the TNFRSF9 gene encoding tumor necrosis factor receptor superfamily member 9 gives rise to the protein MRAAPAPAPAPAGGALLPLALLLALPLALRPGPAAAAPCTATCPAGTFVLSAGCGRCRQCPPDTFSSAAGQSGCTLCRKCEGRFRYLRECSSKSDAECTCRDGYHCSGDGCSRCDRNCGVGEENTGSGCQACRYGTFNDQPNSSCKNWTKCSATEVLKPGTTAKDVVCRHTSDSPALATTLATTSPAFPFSITVPRKDLQMDIIRISLAVTGLLCILFLLPLCICFSIWQKKKLHAVFKKMHTTLEQSIQEDDACSCRFPEEEQDWLKRGSGNTEKSCG